The Paraburkholderia caffeinilytica genome segment CTGATGGTGGAATCGGAAGCGCAGCAACTGACCGAAGAAGTGATGCTCGGCGCCGTGGTGTTCGGCCACGACCAGATGCAGATCGCGATCAATGCGATCCACGATCTGGTCAGCGAAGGTGGCAAGCCGGAATGGGATTGGCAGCCGGCAGCGAAGAACGAGCCGCTGATCGCACGCGTGACGGACCTGGCTCAAGCCGATCTGCTCGCCGCTTATCAGATCCGCGACAAGCAGGCTCGCTCGGCCAAGCTGAAGGAAGTCTACGCAGCAACGTCGGCCAAGCTGGAAGAAGAAGCAGCGGCAGCCGGCACGGTTGCGGCGGACAAGGCTAGCGTCGGCAACGTGCTGTTCGACATCGAAGCGAAGATCGTCCGTACGCAGATCCTGAACGGCGAGCCGCGTATCGACGGCCGCGACACGCGCACGGTGCGCCCGATCGAAATCCGTACCGGCGTGCTGCCGCGTACGCACGGTTCGGCACTGTTCACGCGTGGCGAAACGCAGGCCCTGGTGGTCGCAACGCTGGGCACGAAGGGCGACGAGCAGAACATCGACGCGCTCGAAGGCGAGTACCGCGAACGCTTCATGCTCCACTACAACATGCCTCCGTTCGCGACCGGCGAAACGGGCCGCGTCGGTTCGCCGAAGCGCCGTGAAATCGGTCACGGCCGTCTGGCCAAGCGCGCGCTGGCTGCATGCCTGCCGAGCGCCGACGAATTCGGCTACTCGATTCGCGTCGTGTCGGAAATCACCGAATCGAACGGTTCGTCGTCGATGGCTTCGGTGTGCGGCGGCTGCCTCGCACTGATGGACGCCGGCGTGCCGATGAAGGCGCACGTCGCCGGCATCGCCATGGGCCTGATTCTCGAAGGCAACAAGTTTGCCGTGCTGACCGACATCCTCGGCGACGAAGATCACCTCGGCGACATGGACTTCAAGGTGGCGGGCACCGAGCAAGGCGTGACCGCGCTGCAGATGGACATCAAGATCCAGGGCATCACCAAGGAAATCATGCAGGTCGCCCTCGCGCAAGCGAAGGAAGGCCGTATGCACATCCTCGGCAAGATGACCTCGGCTGTGTCGGGCGCGAACACGGTGCTGTCGGACTACGCACCGCGCATGATCACGATCAAGATCAACCCGGAAAAGATCCGCGACGTGATCGGCAAGGGTGGTTCGGTGATCCGCGCGCTGACCGAAGAAACCGGCACGACGATCGATATTTCGGACGACGGCGTCGTCACCATCGCCAGCACGAGCAGCGAAGGGATGGCCGAAGCGAAGAAGCGTATCGAGAACATCACGCTGGAAGTCGAAGTGGGCCAGGTGTACGAAGGCACGGTGCTCAAGCTGCTCGATTTCGGCGCGATCGTGAACATCCTGCCGGGCAAGGACGGCCTGCTGCACATCTCCGAAATCGCCAACGAGCGTATCAAGGACATCAACGACTATCTCAAAGATGGTCAGCAGGTGAAGGTCAAGGTCATCCAGACGGACGAGAAGGGCCGCGTGCGTTTGTCGGCCAAGGCGTTGCTGAATGAAGGTGCAAACGGCGGCGCGCCGCAAGGCGAACCGACGCCGCAGTAATGCGGTAGCAGGGCGACGGCCGGCAGCGCGAAGGCGCGCCGGCCGTTTTTCATGAAGGGTGCAGGGTTGATTGCGTTGCAAGCAGGCGCGAGCGAAACGCAGGCAAGTGCAAACCGGTATAAGCGGGTACTCTGTTTGCATGAAGCGCTTCGTCGTGGTTCAGACGATTTTCGCCATTTCGTCCCAGTAGGCAACGCAATCCAATCTTGGAGTTGACGCAGATGAAAGCGATCGAAATCACCGAATTCGGCGCACCGGACGTCCTGAAGCTGGCGGAGCGGCCCACGCCGCAACCGAAAGCAGGCGAGGTGCTGATCAAGGTGGCGGCATCAGGCATCAACCGTCCGGACGTGTTCCAGCGCAAGGGCGGCTATGCACCGCCGCCGGGTGCGTCGGATCTGCCGGGGCTGGAAGTGGCGGGTGAGATCGTCGGCGGCACTATCGACGAGAAGAACAATCCGTTCGGTCTGAAAATCGGCGATCGCGTGTGCGCGTTGCTTGCGGGCGGCGGCTATGCGGAATATGCGACTGCTCCGCTGTTGCAATGCTTGCCGGTGCCCGGCGGCTTGTCGGATGTCGAGGCCGCTTCGCTGCCGGAAACGTTCTTCACGGTGTGGAGCAACGTGTTCGACCGCGCGCAACTCGGCAATGGCGAAGGCGCTCAGAACGAGACGCTGCTGGTGCAGGGCGGCTCGAGCGGCATCGGCGTGACGGCAATCCAGATCGCCCACGCACTGGGTTTTCGCGTGTTCGCCACGGCCGGATCGGACGAAAAGTGCCGCGCCTGTGAAGCACTCGGCGCCGAGCGGGCGATCAACTACAAGACTGAAGATTTCGTCGAGGTCGTCAAGTCGCTGACGAACGACCGTGGTGTCGACGTCATCCTCGACATGGTGGCGGGCAGTTATGTGCCGCGCGAGCTGACCGCGCTGGCCGATGGCGGCCGCATCGTGCTGATCGCGTTGCTGGGCGGCGCCAAGGCCGAGTTGAATCTGAACGAAGTGCTGCGCCGCCGTCTGACGGTGACGGGTTCGACGTTGCGTCCGCGGCCGGTCGAGTTCAAGGCGAAGATCGCCGCGCAGTTGAAGGAGCGCGTGTGGCCGCACCTCGAAGATGGGCGTATCAAGCCGGTGGTGCACCGTGTGTTTCCGGCTGCCCGGGCGGCTGAAGCGCACGCGCTGATGGAAAGCAGCACGCACGTCGGCAAGATCGTGCTGACTTGGGGTCAGGACGCTTGACACGGTTGGTTTGACCCGATCCACCCCACGCAGTAAAATTGCGCGTTTTGCGCACGCCGCGTGAATCCGAAAGGCGGGCTGTAAGCGCAGGCCAAGTCCGCCGCCAAGACAAAACGAGACGACGAGACGATGTCGAAACAACGAGCCAAGCTGGTAGTCGGTAACTGGAAGATGCACGGGCGCCTTGCCGAGAACGCAAGGCTGTTGCAGGCCGTGGCGCATGGCGCGGGCGAATTGCCGGCTGATGTGCGCGTCGGTGTCTGTGTGCCGTGCCCCTATCTCGCGCAGACTCAATCGTTGCTGGAAGATAGCAAGGTCGTGTGGGGCGTGCAGGATGTCTCGGCCTTCACGCACGGCGCCTACACCGGCGAAGTGGCGGCGCAGATGGTGGTGGATTTCGGCGCCACGCTTGCGATCGTTGGGCACTCGGAGCGCCGCGCCTACCATCGTGAGAGTGCGGAGTTGGTGGCGGTGAAGACGCAGCGCGCGTTGGAGGCGGGTTTGACCCCGATCGTCTGTGTCGGCGAAACGCTCGAAGAGCGCGAGGACGGTTCCACGGAACAGGTGGTCGGCGCTCAACTGGATGAAGTGCTGGCGAAGCTGTCGGTGGCGGATGCGGCGCGTATCGTTGTCGCGTATGAGCCGGTCTGGGCGATCGGCACCGGCAAGAGTGCTTCGTCGGATCAGGCGCAGGCCGTGCATGCTTTCCTGCGCTCGCGTCTGGCGGCAAAGGGCGCGGCGGTGGCGGATGTGCCGGTGTTATACGGCGGCAGTGTGAAGCCGGAGAACGCGGAAGAATTGTTCCGCGAGCCGGATATCGACGGCGGCCTGATCGGCGGCGCGTCGTTGAAAGACCAGGATTTCCTGGCGATCTGCAAAGCGGCGGCTGCGACGAGCGTCGCCGGTTAAGCAGGGCGCCTCGGCGAGGATGACCCAATCCCGCGCGGCACACTTTGTGTGGCGCGGTTAAATAAAGACTCAGGTGAGTGTGATGCTGTATTTGAAAACATTGATTATCGTCGTTCAGCTGTTGTCGGCACTCGGGGTCATTGGCCTTGTGTTGCTGCAACACGGCAAAGGCGCCGATATGGGCGCTGCTTTCGGTAGCGGCGCATCGGGCAGCCTGTTCGGCGCGACCGGTTCGGCAAACTTTTTGTCACGTACCACGGCCGTGCTCGCAGCGGTGTTTTTTGTAACGACATTGACGCTCACGTACCTCGGCGCGTATCGTGCGAAACCGTCCGCAGGCTTGCTGGGCACGGCTGCGACCGCGCCGGTCGCGGCGTCCGCTGCGTCTGCGCCGGCCGGTGGCTCGGCAGTATTGCCGGCGTCCGCAGCGTCCGTGCCCACTACGGACGTGCCGAAATAAATTTTCGTTCAAAGTGCTTTTGTGCGTTGAACAAACTGTTTAGACCAGTTACAATCTAAGTCTTGAAGCGATTCGCGGGTTTTATAAGTTGTTTTCCCGGATTGCAATTAGTGCCGACGTGGTGAAATTGGTAGACACGCTATCTTGAGGGGGTAGTGGCGAAAGCTGTGCGAGTTCGAGTCTCGCCGTCGGCACCAAATGTTATCTAAATGCCAGCCGCTTGCTTCGCTTCGGCTGGCATTTTCACTTCTGACGTGCGGCTTGCGTTGGGCGGCATGTACGTTGCCAAGGTGATTTCGCGTCAAGAGTGCTATGCTCTTGGCGGCATTCAGAACCAACCGATAGAGGATAGTCTTGAACCTCGCAGCCTATTTCCCCGTCTTGTTGTTCCTCATTGTGGGCACCGGTTTAGGCGTAGCACTGGTCAGCATCGGCAAGATCCTCGGTCCCAACAAGCCCGATACCGAGAAAAACGCACCATACGAGTGCGGCTTCGAAGCATTCGAAGATGCGCGCATGAAGTTCGACGTGCGCTACTACCTCGTCGCCATTCTCTTCATCATTTTCGACCTTGAAACCGCGTTCCTGTTCCCGTGGGGTGTGGCCCTGCGCGACATCGGCTGGCCTGGCTTCATGGCGATGATGATTTTCCTGCTCGAATTCCTGTTGGGCTTTGCCTATATCTGGAAGAAGGGCGGCCTCGACTGGGAATGATGGATTAATCGCCGGTTTGCGTGGGTGGCCAAGGCTTGCCGCCCCGTCTGGAGTGGAAAGCAAATGAGTATCGAAGGGGTCTTGAAGGAAGGGTTTGTCACCACTACGGCAGACAAACTGATCAACTGGACGCGCACCGGCTCGTTGTGGCCGATGACGTTCGGTCTCGCGTGCTGCGCGGTCGAGATGATGCATGCGGGCGCTGCCCGTTATGACCTCGACCGTTTCGGCGTGGTGTTTCGTCCGAGTCCGCGTCAGTCGGACGTGATGATCGTCGCCGGCACGCTGTGCAACAAGATGGCGCCGGCTCTGCGCAAGGTCTACGACCAGATGGCTGAGCCGCGCTGGGTGATTTCGATGGGCTCGTGCGCGAACGGCGGCGGCTACTACCACTATTCCTATTCGGTGGTGCGCGGCTGCGATCGGATCGTGCCGGTCGACGTCTACGTGCCGGGTTGCCCGCCTACTGCGGAAGCGCTGGTCTATGGCGTGATCCAGTTGCAGGCCAAGATCCGCCGCACCAATACAATCGCCCGTCAATAAGGCCAACGCCTCCCCCACAATATGGCAAGCAAACTCGAGACCCTGAAAGCGAACCTCGAGGCGGCCTTTGGCGGCCTCCTGCTGAGCACCACCGAGGCAATCGGTGAGTTGACGATCGTCGTGAAGGCGAGCGACTACATCAATGTGGCAACGCGTCTGCGCGACGACCGCTCGCTCGGTTTCGAGCAGCTGGTCGATCTATGCGGTGTCGACTATCAGACCTACGCCGATGGCGCATACGACGGCCCGCGTTTCGCGGCCGTTCTGCATTTGTTGTCGGTGCAGAACAACTGGCGTCTGCGTTTGCGCGTGTTCGCGCCAGACGACGAAGTGCCGATCATCGCGTCGGTCGTCGAAATCTGGAATTCGGCCAACTGGTACGAGCGCGAAGCATTCGACCTGTACGGCATCGTCTTCGAAGGCCACCCGGACTTGCGCCGCATCCTGACCGACTACGGTTTCATCGGTCACCCGTTCCGTAAAGATTTTCCTGTTTCCGGCTACGTCGAAATGCGTTACGACCCGGAAGAGAAGCGCGTCGTCTATCAGCCTGTGACGATCGAGCCGCGGGAAATCACGCCGCGCGTGATCCGCGAGGATCGCTATGGCGGTCTGAAACACTAAGAGAACGCCATGGCAGAGATCAAGAACTACACGCTCAACTTCGGCCCTCAGCATCCGGCCGCGCACGGTGTGCTGCGCCTCGTGCTCGAACTCGACGGCGAAGTCATCCAGCGCGCCGATCCGCACATCGGCCTGCTGCATCGCGCGACCGAAAAGCTCGCGGAAACCAAAACCTTCATCCAGTCCGTGCCGTACATGGACCGCCTCGACTACGTGTCGATGATGGTCAACGAGCACGGCTATGTGATGGCGATCGAAAAGCTGCTCGGCATCGAAGTTCCGGTTCGCGCTCAGTACATTCGCGTGATGTTCGACGAAATCACGCGCGTGCTGAACCACTTGATGTGGATCGGCGCACACGCGCTCGACGTCGGCGCGATGGCGGTTTTCCTCTACGCGTTCCGCGAGCGCGAAGACCTGATGGACGTGTACGAAGCGGTGTCCGGCGCACGGATGCACGCGGCTTACTATCGTCCGGGCGGCGTGTACCGCGATCTGCCTGACGCAATGCCGCAATACAAGGCGTCGAAGATTCGCAATGCGAAGGCCTTGTCGAAGATGAACGAGAACCGCCAGGGTTCGCTGCTCGACTTCATCGACGATTTCTTCACGCGTTTCCCGAAGTGCGTCGACGAATACGAAACGCTGCTCACCGACAACCGGATCTGGAAGCAACGTCTGGTCGGTATCGGCGTGGTCAGCCCGGAACGGGCGCTGAATCTCGGCATGACCGGCGCGATGTTGCGCGGCTCGGGTATCGAGTGGGATCTGCGCAAGAAGCAGCCGTACGAAGTCTACGACAAGCTCGATTTCGACATCCCGGTCGGTGTGAATGGCGACTGTTATGACCGGTATCTGGTTCGCGTCGAAGAAATGCGGCAGTCCACACGGATCGTGAAACAGTGCGTTGAGTGGTTGCGTAAGAATCCGGGCCCGGTGATGGTCGACAATCACAAGGTTGCGCCGCCGTCGCGGGTCGGCATGAAGTCGAACATGGAAGAGCTGATTCACCACTTCAAGCTCTTCACGGAAGGCTTCCATGTGCCGGAAGGCGAGGCATACGCCGCCGTCGAACATCCGAAGGGCGAGTTCGGTATCTACCTGATCTCGGACGGCGCGAACAAGCCGTATCGCCTGAAAATTCGGGCGCCGGGCTATGCGCACCTGTCCACGCTCGACGAAATGGCGCGTGGCCACATGATCGCCGACGCCGTGACGATCATCGGCACGCAGGACATCGTGTTCGGCGAAGTGGATCGCTAGGACGTATTCATCAGCGCGCGTCTTCAGATTGCACCGAAGCGCGCGTCAAGCAAAGGAACGCCGGGTCTGTCGCAACATGCAACGCGCGACGGGTTTTCGTTCGGTAGGAATTGAAAGAGTCGTGTCTGAAAATGATCTCAGCTGAAGGCCTGAAAGAAATCGATCGTGCGATCGCGAAGTATCCCGCCGATCAGAAACAGTCCGCCGTGATGTCGGCGCTGGCTACTGCTCAGGAAGAGCATGGCTGGCTGTCGCCCGAACTCATGCAGTTCGTCGCGGACTATCTCGGCATGCCGGCGGTCGCCGTGCAGGAGGTGGCTACCTTCTACACGATGTACGAGACCTCGCCGGTCGGCAAGTACAAGATCACGCTCTGCACGAACCTGCCGTGCCAGCTCGGCCCGGACGGCGGTTCCGACAGTGCCGCTGAATATCTGAAGCAGAAGCTCGGCATCGACTTCGGCGAAACCACGGCTGACGGCAAGTTCACCTTGAAAGAAGGTGAGTGCATGGGCTCGTGCGGCGATGCGCCGGTGATGCTGGTGAACAACCATCGCATGTGCAGCTTCATGAGCCGCGCGAAGATCGACCAGCTGCTCGAGGAACTTTCGAAATGACGTCTTTACACGATCGTCACATCAAACCGCTGATTCTCGCCGGCCTGAACGGCGACAACTGGCATCTTGAAGATTATGTGGCGCGCGGCGGTTACGCCCAGCTGCGCCGTATTCTCGAAGAAAAGATTCCGCCCGAGCAGGTGATCGCCGATGTCAAGGCGTCGGGTCTGCGCGGCCGTGGCGGTGCGGGCTTCCCGACCGGTCTGAAGTGGAGCTTCATGCCGCGTCAGTTCCCGGGCCAGAAATACCTCGTCTGCAATTCGGACGAAGGCGAACCGGGCACGTTCAAGGATCGCGACATCCTGCGTTTCAATCCGCACTCGCTGATTGAAG includes the following:
- the pnp gene encoding polyribonucleotide nucleotidyltransferase, which codes for MTMFNKIVKEFQWGQHKVRLETGEIARQASGAVIVDVEDTVVLATVVGAKTAKPGQDFFPLTVDYLEKTYAAGKIPGGFFRREGRPSEGETLISRLIDRPLRPLFPEGFYNEVQVVIHVLSLNPEIPADIPALIGASAALAVSGLPFNGPVGAARVAYINNEYVLNPTRPQMKESALDLIVAGTERAVLMVESEAQQLTEEVMLGAVVFGHDQMQIAINAIHDLVSEGGKPEWDWQPAAKNEPLIARVTDLAQADLLAAYQIRDKQARSAKLKEVYAATSAKLEEEAAAAGTVAADKASVGNVLFDIEAKIVRTQILNGEPRIDGRDTRTVRPIEIRTGVLPRTHGSALFTRGETQALVVATLGTKGDEQNIDALEGEYRERFMLHYNMPPFATGETGRVGSPKRREIGHGRLAKRALAACLPSADEFGYSIRVVSEITESNGSSSMASVCGGCLALMDAGVPMKAHVAGIAMGLILEGNKFAVLTDILGDEDHLGDMDFKVAGTEQGVTALQMDIKIQGITKEIMQVALAQAKEGRMHILGKMTSAVSGANTVLSDYAPRMITIKINPEKIRDVIGKGGSVIRALTEETGTTIDISDDGVVTIASTSSEGMAEAKKRIENITLEVEVGQVYEGTVLKLLDFGAIVNILPGKDGLLHISEIANERIKDINDYLKDGQQVKVKVIQTDEKGRVRLSAKALLNEGANGGAPQGEPTPQ
- a CDS encoding NAD(P)H-quinone oxidoreductase — translated: MKAIEITEFGAPDVLKLAERPTPQPKAGEVLIKVAASGINRPDVFQRKGGYAPPPGASDLPGLEVAGEIVGGTIDEKNNPFGLKIGDRVCALLAGGGYAEYATAPLLQCLPVPGGLSDVEAASLPETFFTVWSNVFDRAQLGNGEGAQNETLLVQGGSSGIGVTAIQIAHALGFRVFATAGSDEKCRACEALGAERAINYKTEDFVEVVKSLTNDRGVDVILDMVAGSYVPRELTALADGGRIVLIALLGGAKAELNLNEVLRRRLTVTGSTLRPRPVEFKAKIAAQLKERVWPHLEDGRIKPVVHRVFPAARAAEAHALMESSTHVGKIVLTWGQDA
- the tpiA gene encoding triose-phosphate isomerase; the encoded protein is MSKQRAKLVVGNWKMHGRLAENARLLQAVAHGAGELPADVRVGVCVPCPYLAQTQSLLEDSKVVWGVQDVSAFTHGAYTGEVAAQMVVDFGATLAIVGHSERRAYHRESAELVAVKTQRALEAGLTPIVCVGETLEEREDGSTEQVVGAQLDEVLAKLSVADAARIVVAYEPVWAIGTGKSASSDQAQAVHAFLRSRLAAKGAAVADVPVLYGGSVKPENAEELFREPDIDGGLIGGASLKDQDFLAICKAAAATSVAG
- the secG gene encoding preprotein translocase subunit SecG; translated protein: MLYLKTLIIVVQLLSALGVIGLVLLQHGKGADMGAAFGSGASGSLFGATGSANFLSRTTAVLAAVFFVTTLTLTYLGAYRAKPSAGLLGTAATAPVAASAASAPAGGSAVLPASAASVPTTDVPK
- a CDS encoding NADH-quinone oxidoreductase subunit A gives rise to the protein MNLAAYFPVLLFLIVGTGLGVALVSIGKILGPNKPDTEKNAPYECGFEAFEDARMKFDVRYYLVAILFIIFDLETAFLFPWGVALRDIGWPGFMAMMIFLLEFLLGFAYIWKKGGLDWE
- a CDS encoding NuoB/complex I 20 kDa subunit family protein, with the protein product MSIEGVLKEGFVTTTADKLINWTRTGSLWPMTFGLACCAVEMMHAGAARYDLDRFGVVFRPSPRQSDVMIVAGTLCNKMAPALRKVYDQMAEPRWVISMGSCANGGGYYHYSYSVVRGCDRIVPVDVYVPGCPPTAEALVYGVIQLQAKIRRTNTIARQ
- a CDS encoding NADH-quinone oxidoreductase subunit C translates to MASKLETLKANLEAAFGGLLLSTTEAIGELTIVVKASDYINVATRLRDDRSLGFEQLVDLCGVDYQTYADGAYDGPRFAAVLHLLSVQNNWRLRLRVFAPDDEVPIIASVVEIWNSANWYEREAFDLYGIVFEGHPDLRRILTDYGFIGHPFRKDFPVSGYVEMRYDPEEKRVVYQPVTIEPREITPRVIREDRYGGLKH
- a CDS encoding NADH-quinone oxidoreductase subunit D, which produces MAEIKNYTLNFGPQHPAAHGVLRLVLELDGEVIQRADPHIGLLHRATEKLAETKTFIQSVPYMDRLDYVSMMVNEHGYVMAIEKLLGIEVPVRAQYIRVMFDEITRVLNHLMWIGAHALDVGAMAVFLYAFREREDLMDVYEAVSGARMHAAYYRPGGVYRDLPDAMPQYKASKIRNAKALSKMNENRQGSLLDFIDDFFTRFPKCVDEYETLLTDNRIWKQRLVGIGVVSPERALNLGMTGAMLRGSGIEWDLRKKQPYEVYDKLDFDIPVGVNGDCYDRYLVRVEEMRQSTRIVKQCVEWLRKNPGPVMVDNHKVAPPSRVGMKSNMEELIHHFKLFTEGFHVPEGEAYAAVEHPKGEFGIYLISDGANKPYRLKIRAPGYAHLSTLDEMARGHMIADAVTIIGTQDIVFGEVDR
- the nuoE gene encoding NADH-quinone oxidoreductase subunit NuoE; the encoded protein is MISAEGLKEIDRAIAKYPADQKQSAVMSALATAQEEHGWLSPELMQFVADYLGMPAVAVQEVATFYTMYETSPVGKYKITLCTNLPCQLGPDGGSDSAAEYLKQKLGIDFGETTADGKFTLKEGECMGSCGDAPVMLVNNHRMCSFMSRAKIDQLLEELSK